The DNA region GAATTTTTATACCAGGAACATTATCCATCATATACTCTAACATTTCCAAAGATTTAAAAATAGTAACTCCAGCTATGATTTTTACATCATCTCCAACCCTATCCCTTACCCTCTCCATAAGGGAAAGCTCAAAAAAAAGTTGGGTCTGAAAAAACTCAGCTCCAGCCTTTTTCTTTTTTAATAGTTTTAAGATTTCTATCTCTAAAGGAACAAGATTAGGATTGAATACTGCTCCCAAGAAAAAATCAGGACTCTTATTTAACTTCTTGCCTGAAAAATCCTCTCCTTCTTCTAACTTTTTGGCAATCACTAATATATTGGTAGCATCAAGATCAAATACAGGCTTTGCAGATTTTACTATTCCCGTAGTAGTATAATCACCAGTGAGCACCAACACATTTCTAATCCCAAGAGCATAAGCACTCAAGAGCTCCCCTGATATAGCTACCCTATTTCTATCCCTTGCAGTTATCTGAAAAATAGGCTCAAATCCTTCTCTTAGAAGAAGATAACTTCCCACAAGAGATGTAATTCTTACTCCCACATTTTGAAAATCAGTAACATTAACCGCATCAATTCTATTCTTTAAAAGAAGAGTCTTCTCAATAAAAGAACTAACATCCACCCCTCTTGGTGGACTTACCTCTGCAGTTATAACAAACTTTCCAG from Dictyoglomus turgidum DSM 6724 includes:
- a CDS encoding methylenetetrahydrofolate reductase, translating into MNFEQKLKSGKFVITAEVSPPRGVDVSSFIEKTLLLKNRIDAVNVTDFQNVGVRITSLVGSYLLLREGFEPIFQITARDRNRVAISGELLSAYALGIRNVLVLTGDYTTTGIVKSAKPVFDLDATNILVIAKKLEEGEDFSGKKLNKSPDFFLGAVFNPNLVPLEIEILKLLKKKKAGAEFFQTQLFFELSLMERVRDRVGDDVKIIAGVTIFKSLEMLEYMMDNVPGIKIPERVIEMFKNTKDIKALSIEFCVEFCSKLKESKLLDGIHFLASRPSDIIKVLDLLKW